The Borrelia hispanica CRI genome has a window encoding:
- a CDS encoding FAD binding domain-containing protein gives MSSVKVYYPENFNALVSLFQEGSKNYIIYNEIDFHKNSEIFMKNDFDSFFIINNFEKFNKIFLRSNFLEIGPCVTYDAVLQFGERNIPRLFYEFISMLNDRICLNSINIANGFYYKNTIFDLYPLLLSLDAQIEFKNILTKKNYTYNAYSINRDDYIQNRHALFLSKLKFPITNLWNKSFYNRIFDYAFSFNFLDEINIIFICVLLNVKRNIISDFLMKIFYNDKVITLRDFQVLLLNKTLPLSLVEIEDSLRMLDKSIRDVKNFSLEERSLKLIKNFYFDILFNF, from the coding sequence ATGAGTAGTGTGAAGGTGTATTATCCTGAAAATTTTAATGCGCTTGTTAGTTTATTTCAGGAAGGTTCAAAAAATTATATAATTTATAATGAAATTGATTTTCATAAAAATTCTGAAATTTTTATGAAAAATGACTTTGATAGCTTTTTTATAATAAATAATTTTGAAAAGTTTAATAAGATTTTTCTTAGAAGTAATTTTTTGGAAATAGGTCCATGTGTTACTTATGATGCGGTTTTGCAATTTGGAGAGAGAAATATTCCACGTTTATTTTATGAGTTTATTTCTATGTTAAACGATAGAATATGTCTAAATAGCATTAATATTGCTAATGGCTTTTATTATAAGAACACAATTTTTGATTTATATCCTTTATTGTTAAGTCTTGATGCTCAGATTGAATTTAAGAATATTTTGACTAAAAAGAACTATACTTATAATGCTTATAGCATTAATAGGGATGATTATATACAAAATCGTCATGCTTTGTTTTTAAGTAAATTAAAATTTCCAATTACAAATTTGTGGAATAAGAGTTTTTATAATAGAATATTTGACTATGCTTTTTCATTTAATTTTTTAGATGAGATAAATATTATTTTTATTTGCGTTTTGTTGAATGTTAAAAGGAATATTATAAGTGATTTTCTGATGAAAATATTTTATAATGACAAGGTTATTACTTTAAGAGATTTTCAAGTTTTACTTTTAAACAAAACTTTGCCTTTATCTTTAGTTGAGATTGAAGATTCTCTTAGAATGTTAGATAAGAGTATTCGTGATGTTAAAAATTTTAGTTTGGAAGAGAGAAGTTTGAAACTTATAAAAAATTTTTATTTTGATATATTGTTTAATTTTTAG
- a CDS encoding HPr family phosphocarrier protein, which produces MVKKEATIKAVNGLHVRPASTFVKKAKEYASDVTIEADGKSVSGKSLFRLQTLELSSGKKLMVCADGDDEERAVNELVELIESFKE; this is translated from the coding sequence ATGGTTAAAAAAGAGGCTACAATTAAGGCTGTTAATGGTTTACATGTTAGACCAGCATCAACATTTGTCAAAAAGGCTAAGGAGTATGCTAGTGATGTAACTATTGAAGCTGATGGAAAATCTGTTAGCGGCAAAAGTTTGTTTAGATTGCAAACTCTAGAGTTATCTTCTGGTAAGAAGCTTATGGTTTGTGCTGATGGTGATGATGAGGAGAGAGCTGTTAATGAACTTGTTGAACTTATTGAATCTTTTAAAGAATAA
- the ptsP gene encoding phosphoenolpyruvate--protein phosphotransferase gives MTLSGKRISKGIGIGEALFIKKDFDKLIDKSKITSSQIDGEIKKFNDAKLKAISVLRDLTKKVVSQLGADKEGIFEGQMLIIEDDELSESVINFIKNENCGAAYAVYLSFKELIASVERYADVYLKERASDFKDIRNRLIANILDKVVDLAEVKRDVVLITEELTPSDTMQVDLSYVKGFVTTVGGETSHAAILARTMGLPALVMSPLDIDKIKEGEQLIIDGLSSIIISNPSSSELDKYAHKILKHNEHEKELFELKNQDAVTKDGIKIFLKANIGTPTDIFYVNKYGLDGIGLFRTEFLYMESLKPPTEDEQFEAYKRVVENIEKKGVVTIRTLDIGGDKEIPYFNFPKEENPFLGYRALRMYMDYESLIQSQFNAIFRASHYGKVRIMVPMLARYEELEIINHFVDKAKTNLKSRNLPFDENLEVGCMIEVPSAALLASELADKLDFFSIGTNDLTQYTLAVDRGNQKISNLYDKYNPAVLKLIKNVFDAGDNAGIDVSVCGELGGDEAGALILIGLGFKSLSMVPSASLRIKYLLRKYTMSDLNELAIKVLNSKSESETLKFLDKYIGD, from the coding sequence ATGACTTTATCGGGGAAAAGAATATCTAAAGGGATAGGTATTGGAGAAGCACTTTTTATCAAGAAAGATTTTGATAAATTAATTGATAAATCAAAAATTACTTCTTCACAAATTGATGGTGAGATAAAAAAGTTTAATGATGCTAAGTTAAAGGCTATATCTGTGTTAAGAGACCTTACAAAAAAGGTTGTATCTCAGCTTGGAGCTGATAAGGAAGGCATTTTTGAAGGACAGATGTTAATTATTGAAGATGATGAGCTTTCTGAGTCTGTTATAAATTTTATTAAGAATGAAAATTGTGGTGCTGCTTATGCTGTTTATCTATCTTTTAAAGAATTGATAGCAAGTGTAGAAAGATATGCAGATGTTTATTTAAAAGAGAGAGCTTCTGATTTTAAAGACATTAGAAATAGACTTATTGCAAATATTTTAGATAAGGTAGTTGATCTTGCTGAGGTTAAGAGAGATGTGGTTTTAATTACTGAAGAATTAACACCTTCTGATACGATGCAGGTTGATTTAAGTTATGTTAAGGGTTTTGTCACCACGGTTGGTGGTGAAACTTCGCATGCTGCTATTTTAGCAAGAACAATGGGACTTCCAGCTCTTGTGATGTCACCTTTAGATATTGATAAAATCAAAGAGGGTGAACAGTTGATAATTGATGGACTCTCTTCAATAATTATTAGTAATCCTTCATCTAGTGAACTTGATAAATATGCTCATAAGATATTAAAACATAATGAACATGAGAAAGAGCTTTTTGAATTGAAAAATCAAGATGCAGTAACAAAAGATGGTATTAAAATATTTCTAAAGGCTAATATTGGAACTCCAACAGATATTTTTTATGTTAATAAATATGGACTTGATGGTATAGGGCTTTTTAGGACAGAATTTTTATATATGGAGTCTTTAAAGCCGCCTACAGAAGATGAGCAGTTTGAAGCTTATAAAAGAGTTGTTGAGAATATTGAAAAAAAAGGTGTTGTTACTATTCGTACTCTTGATATTGGAGGAGATAAAGAAATTCCATATTTTAATTTTCCAAAGGAAGAAAATCCTTTTCTAGGATATCGTGCTCTTAGAATGTATATGGATTATGAAAGTTTGATCCAAAGTCAATTTAATGCAATTTTTAGAGCTAGCCATTATGGCAAAGTAAGGATTATGGTTCCTATGCTTGCTAGGTATGAGGAGCTTGAAATAATTAATCATTTTGTAGATAAAGCCAAAACAAATTTAAAATCTAGGAACTTACCTTTTGATGAAAATTTAGAAGTTGGATGTATGATAGAAGTTCCTTCTGCTGCTTTATTAGCATCTGAACTTGCTGATAAATTGGATTTCTTTAGTATTGGTACCAATGATTTAACTCAGTATACTTTGGCTGTAGATAGGGGTAATCAGAAAATATCAAATTTATATGATAAATATAATCCTGCTGTTTTAAAATTGATCAAGAATGTTTTTGATGCTGGTGATAATGCTGGTATTGATGTTTCTGTTTGTGGTGAACTTGGAGGAGATGAAGCTGGAGCTTTAATTCTCATTGGACTTGGATTTAAATCTCTGAGTATGGTTCCTAGTGCTTCTCTTAGGATTAAGTATTTGCTTAGAAAATATACTATGTCTGATTTGAATGAGTTGGCAATTAAAGTTTTAAATAGCAAATCAGAATCAGAGACTTTAAAATTTTTAGATAAATATATAGGAGATTAA
- the crr gene encoding PTS glucose transporter subunit IIA: MGFLGFFKKVATLDLIAPVSGKVVSIDKVPDEAFAEKIVGDGIAIMPTGNELVAPCDGSIGKIFKTNHAFSLETKEGIEIFVHFGINTLNLNGKGFTRVAEEGMSVKQGDVIIRLDLEYLKAHAESIVTPVVIANSDEVSSIEYVFGKLDDGSEYFVSSTTTLNEDIETKILQASPVEAGKDIVLRVKK, encoded by the coding sequence ATGGGATTTTTAGGTTTTTTTAAAAAGGTGGCTACTTTAGATTTGATAGCTCCTGTTAGTGGAAAAGTTGTTTCAATTGACAAGGTTCCAGATGAGGCTTTTGCTGAAAAAATAGTTGGTGATGGAATTGCAATTATGCCTACTGGAAATGAACTTGTTGCACCTTGTGATGGGAGTATTGGTAAAATTTTTAAAACTAATCATGCATTTAGTCTTGAAACCAAAGAAGGAATTGAAATTTTTGTGCATTTTGGTATTAATACTCTTAATTTGAATGGTAAGGGATTTACAAGAGTTGCTGAGGAAGGTATGAGTGTTAAGCAGGGTGATGTTATTATTAGGCTTGATCTTGAGTATTTAAAAGCCCATGCAGAGTCAATAGTTACTCCTGTTGTTATTGCAAATTCTGATGAAGTTTCAAGCATTGAATATGTGTTTGGCAAGCTTGATGATGGTTCTGAATATTTTGTCTCTTCTACTACTACTTTAAATGAAGATATTGAGACTAAAATACTTCAAGCTAGTCCTGTTGAAGCGGGAAAAGATATAGTTCTTAGAGTTAAAAAGTAA